The following are encoded in a window of Rosa chinensis cultivar Old Blush chromosome 4, RchiOBHm-V2, whole genome shotgun sequence genomic DNA:
- the LOC112196281 gene encoding reticulon-like protein B14, producing the protein MLFMAVGVLWCKFAGRIFNRMPSEINIQLPQSTCIYFFGTVNWFLLKFCEITSGKNFKILFVAMAGLYMLSSIGTYISSLNLLYTIILSVGTLPALYARYETQVDAIAARCIGVVKNLCKLFEVKVLDKIPRHRKLN; encoded by the exons ATGCTGTTCATGGCTGTTGGAGTCCTCTGGTGCAAATTCGCGGGACGAATATTCAATCG GATGCCGTCGGAGATCAACATTCAACTGCCACAATCCACTTGCATATACTTCTTCGGAACAGTTAACTGGTTCCTACTGAAGTTCTGTGAGATTACATCcggaaaaaatttcaaaatcctcTTTGTG GCAATGGCTGGTCTATACATGTTGTCATCTATAGGAACTTATATCAGCTCATTGAACCTATTATATACAA TCATTCTCTCGGTAGGAACATTGCCAGCTTTGTATGCGCGATATGAAACTCAAGTGGATGCAATCGCGGCCAGATGCATTGGAGTTGTGAAGAATTTATGCAAATTGTTTGAGGTCAAGGTTCTTGACAAGATACCGAGGCACAGGAAACTAAACTAG
- the LOC112196280 gene encoding uncharacterized protein LOC112196280, with the protein MAVSVPIVAIIASLHLIAFIFAVGAERRRSTAKIVPDEYDEQTYCVYGTDASTVYGLAAFGLLLLSHTVLNGVTRCLCFGKGLITGSSTTWTVFFFVFSWTTFLGAEACLLAGSARNAYHTKYRGKFNLDDLSCATLRKGVFAAAAALTLLSLIGSNLYYWTHSKADTGGWEKHRNEGLGMGNSNYGQHEQQQQQTTGFEKV; encoded by the exons ATGGCAGTCTCCGTTCCCATAGTGGCCATCATCGCCTCTCTCCACCTCATCGCCTTCATTTTCGCCGTCGGCGCCGAACGACGCCGTAGCACC GCGAAGATAGTGCCCGACGAGTACGACGAGCAAACCTACTGCGTTTACGGCACCGACGCTTCCACCGTGTACGGACTGGCCGCGTTCGGGCTTCTTCTGCTCAGCCACACGGTGCTTAACGGCGTCACCAGGTGTCTCTGCTTCGGCAAAGGCTTAATCACCGGCTCCTCTACTACTTGGActgtcttcttcttcgtcttctcctG GACAACCTTTCTGGGAGCCGAGGCATGCTTATTGGCAGGGTCAGCAAGGAATGCCTATCACACAAAGTACAGGGGGAAATTTAACCTAGACGACTTGTCCTGTGCCACTCTCCGTAAGGGCGTGTTCGCTGCAGCAGCTGCTCTTACACTGTTGTCGCTGATAGGGTCAAACCTTTACTACTGGACACATTCCAAAGCTGATACTGGAGGGTGGGAGAAGCACCGCAATGAAGGCCTTGGCATGGGCAATTCCAATTATGGGCAGCacgagcagcagcagcagcaaaccACTGGATTCGAGAAGGTGTAA
- the LOC112197429 gene encoding LOW QUALITY PROTEIN: putative glutamine amidotransferase GAT1_2.1 (The sequence of the model RefSeq protein was modified relative to this genomic sequence to represent the inferred CDS: inserted 1 base in 1 codon), producing the protein MANSDLSMVLPRVLIVSRRTLRKNKFVDFVGEYHLDLIVSYGAVPIIVPRVSGVHTLLQSFEPIHGVLLCEGEDIDPSHYDAELSGFSSEELQEIGKLHASDTVIDKEKDSIELRLAKLCLERNIPYLGICRGSQVLNVACGGTLYQDVEKELEKECPDQNQRVTHMNYDDYDGHRHVVKVVENTPLHQWFRDSLDDEKMEMRVNSYHHQGVKRLAQRFVPMAFAPDGLIEGFYDPDAYNPEEGKFIMGLQFHPERMRQLDSDDFEYPGCAYAYQEFVKAVRAYEKKLSQSECVPKAPKLNHELEMKRKSLLRSFSVAKXMYSRRGSISSKESELEVGAEFLEANTALSLQQEKRLKQMGATVRNASAYMEQLKMGEERERVARAIIGKMSIEQISELMSFYRIMTQICSDSLEKKTTDPAS; encoded by the exons ATGGCTAATTCAGATCTCTCAATGGTTCTGCCTAGGGTTCTCATCGTCTCCCGCCGCACGCTCCGCAAGAACAAGTTTGTAGATTTCGTCG GAGAATATCATCTAGATCTAATTGTGAGCTATGGAGCGGTGCCTATTATTGTTCCACGAGTCAGTGGAGTCCATACACTACTCCAAAGCTTTGAACCAATCCATGGGGTTCTCCTATGCGAAGGGGAAGACATAGATCCATCACATTACGACGCAGAGCTCTCGGGGTTCTCCTCCGAGGAGCTCCAAGAAATCGGGAAGCTACACGCGAGTGACACCGTcattgacaaagagaaagacTCCATTGAACTGAGGCTGGCAAAGCTATGCCTAGAGAGGAACATACCCTACTTGGGAATATGCCGAGGGTCACAAGTCCTCAATGTGGCATGTGGGGGTACATTGTATCAGGATGTTGAGAAGGAACTCGAGAAAGAGTGCCCGGATCAGAATCAGAGAGTGACTCACATGAACTATGATGATTACGATGGACATAGACatgtggtgaaggtggtggagaATACTCCTTTGCATCAATGGTTTAGAGATTCTTTGGATGATGAGAAAATGGAGATGAGAGTCAACAGTTATCACCATCAAGGTGTTAAGAGATTGGCGCAGAGGTTTGTGCCAATGGCTTTCGCCCCTGATGGTTTGATCGAAGGGTTTTATGATCCGGATGCTTATAATCCTGAAGAAGGTAAGTTCATCATGGGACTTCAATTTCATCCAGAGAGAATGCGGCAACTTGATTCGGACGATTTTGAGTACCCAGGATGCGCATATGCATATCAG GAATTTGTTAAAGCAGTAAGAGCTTATGAAAAGAAGCTCAGTCAGTCGGAGTGCGTGCCAAAGGCTCCAAAGCTTAACCATGAGCTAGAGATGAAGAGAAAGAGCCTCCTAAGGAGCTTCTCAGTCGCCA ACATGTATTCTAGGCGTGGTAGTATATCAAGCAAAGAATCTGAACTGGAAGTTGGAGCTGAGTTTCTAGAG GCAAATACAGCATTGAGTTTGCAGCAAGAGAAAAGGCTAAAGCAAATGGGGGCAACGGTGAGAAATGCTTCGGCGTACATGGAGCAATTGAAGATGGgtgaggagagggagagagttgCAAGGGCCATCATTGGGAAAATGTCCATTGAGCAGATATCTGAATTGATGTCATTCTACCGCATCATGACTCAGATATGTTCCGACTCTTTAGAGAAGAAGACAACTGACCCAGCGAGTTGA
- the LOC112197430 gene encoding uncharacterized protein LOC112197430 isoform X1, with amino-acid sequence MSGTGLPVTRGRGEDRFYNPARARRAHQSQKDAEQLRRAQSDVTPSQSPSLKGGNPNREPENRVGSDVQPPKRVAVPTGEPAVKPLSNLERFLQSITPSVPAQYLSKTTMRGLSTCDVEFQPFFVLGDLWESFKEWSAYGAGVPLILNDSDFVVQYYVPYLSGIQIYGNSMKLSSKSRRPDEDSDSEFRDSSSDGSCDVEPVKIKYLREQRNHQMSSEIPQRLESISLRDQHYPLQEDCSSDEGEPVNSQGCLLFEYFERDLPYCREPLADKILDLAFRFPELKTIRSCDLLASSWISVAWYPIYRIPTGPTLKDLDACFLSYHSLFTPVGDVQDPRAPVITYPSDMDGIPKMSLPVFGLASYKFRGSLWTPSGGLERQLANSLLQATDDFLRLHQVNHPDFLFFSRR; translated from the exons ATGTCGGGAACGGGATTGCCGGTGACGCGAGGCCGCGGAGAAGATCGGTTTTACAATCCGGCGAGAGCGCGTAGGGCCCACCAGAGCCAGAAAGACGCCGAGCAACTTCGCCGAGCTCAGAGCGACGTCACGCCCAGTCAATCGCCTTCGCTCAAGGGCGGCAACCCGAACCGGGAGCCGGAGAACCGGGTCGGGTCGGATGTGCAGCCTCCCAAGCGGGTCGCCGTGCCCACTGGCGAGCCGGCCGTGAAGCCGTTGAGTAATCTCGAGCGGTTCTTGCAGTCCATCACGCCCTCAGTTCCTGCTCAGTACCTCTCCAAG ACGACGATGAGAGGATTGAGTACATGTGACGTGGAGTTTCAGCCATTCTTTGTTCTTGGTGATCTGTGGGAGTCTTTCAAGGAGTGGAGTGCTTACGGTGCCGGAGTGCCTCTGATTTTGAATGATAGTGACTTTGTGGTCCAGTACTATGTCCCTTATTTATCCGGTATTCAAATATACGGCAACTCTATGAAATTGTCGTCTAAGTCAAG GCGACCAGATGAGGATAGTGACAGTGAATTTCGGGATTCTAGTAGTGATGGTAGCTGTGATGTTGAACCagttaaaataaaatatttgagGGAGCAGCGGAATCATCAAATGTCGAGTGAAATTCCTCAAAGGTTAGAAAGCATATCTCTGAGAGATCAGCATTATCCACTCCAAGAGGACTGCTCCAGTGATGAGGGTGAACCTGTAAATTCACAAGGTTGCTTATTATTTGAGTATTTTGAACGTGATCTTCCTTATTGCCGTGAGCCTTTAGCTGATAAG ATATTAGATCTTGCTTTTCGTTTTCCTGAGCTGAAGACAATAAGAAGTTGTGATCTACTGGCTTCCAGTTGGATTTCTGTTGCATG GTATCCAATTTACAGGATTCCAACAGGACCAACTTTAAAGGATCTTGATGCGTGCTTTCTGTCATACCATTCACTTTTTACCCCCGTGGGAG ATGTACAAGATCCCCGGGCTCCTGTAATAACCTATCCGAGTGACATGGATGGTATCCCTAAGATGTCCTTGCCTGTTTTTGGTCTTGCTTCATACAAGTTCAGAGGGTCCTTGTGGACTCCTAGTGGGGGATTGGAACGACAATTAGCGAACTCCCTCTTGCAGGCCACTGATGACTTTCTAAGGCTGCATCAGGTCAATCATCCAGATTTTCTGTTCTTCAGCCGTCGATGA
- the LOC112197430 gene encoding uncharacterized protein LOC112197430 isoform X2 — MSGTGLPVTRGRGEDRFYNPARARRAHQSQKDAEQLRRAQSDRVGSDVQPPKRVAVPTGEPAVKPLSNLERFLQSITPSVPAQYLSKTTMRGLSTCDVEFQPFFVLGDLWESFKEWSAYGAGVPLILNDSDFVVQYYVPYLSGIQIYGNSMKLSSKSRRPDEDSDSEFRDSSSDGSCDVEPVKIKYLREQRNHQMSSEIPQRLESISLRDQHYPLQEDCSSDEGEPVNSQGCLLFEYFERDLPYCREPLADKILDLAFRFPELKTIRSCDLLASSWISVAWYPIYRIPTGPTLKDLDACFLSYHSLFTPVGDVQDPRAPVITYPSDMDGIPKMSLPVFGLASYKFRGSLWTPSGGLERQLANSLLQATDDFLRLHQVNHPDFLFFSRR, encoded by the exons ATGTCGGGAACGGGATTGCCGGTGACGCGAGGCCGCGGAGAAGATCGGTTTTACAATCCGGCGAGAGCGCGTAGGGCCCACCAGAGCCAGAAAGACGCCGAGCAACTTCGCCGAGCTCAGAGCG ACCGGGTCGGGTCGGATGTGCAGCCTCCCAAGCGGGTCGCCGTGCCCACTGGCGAGCCGGCCGTGAAGCCGTTGAGTAATCTCGAGCGGTTCTTGCAGTCCATCACGCCCTCAGTTCCTGCTCAGTACCTCTCCAAG ACGACGATGAGAGGATTGAGTACATGTGACGTGGAGTTTCAGCCATTCTTTGTTCTTGGTGATCTGTGGGAGTCTTTCAAGGAGTGGAGTGCTTACGGTGCCGGAGTGCCTCTGATTTTGAATGATAGTGACTTTGTGGTCCAGTACTATGTCCCTTATTTATCCGGTATTCAAATATACGGCAACTCTATGAAATTGTCGTCTAAGTCAAG GCGACCAGATGAGGATAGTGACAGTGAATTTCGGGATTCTAGTAGTGATGGTAGCTGTGATGTTGAACCagttaaaataaaatatttgagGGAGCAGCGGAATCATCAAATGTCGAGTGAAATTCCTCAAAGGTTAGAAAGCATATCTCTGAGAGATCAGCATTATCCACTCCAAGAGGACTGCTCCAGTGATGAGGGTGAACCTGTAAATTCACAAGGTTGCTTATTATTTGAGTATTTTGAACGTGATCTTCCTTATTGCCGTGAGCCTTTAGCTGATAAG ATATTAGATCTTGCTTTTCGTTTTCCTGAGCTGAAGACAATAAGAAGTTGTGATCTACTGGCTTCCAGTTGGATTTCTGTTGCATG GTATCCAATTTACAGGATTCCAACAGGACCAACTTTAAAGGATCTTGATGCGTGCTTTCTGTCATACCATTCACTTTTTACCCCCGTGGGAG ATGTACAAGATCCCCGGGCTCCTGTAATAACCTATCCGAGTGACATGGATGGTATCCCTAAGATGTCCTTGCCTGTTTTTGGTCTTGCTTCATACAAGTTCAGAGGGTCCTTGTGGACTCCTAGTGGGGGATTGGAACGACAATTAGCGAACTCCCTCTTGCAGGCCACTGATGACTTTCTAAGGCTGCATCAGGTCAATCATCCAGATTTTCTGTTCTTCAGCCGTCGATGA